The nucleotide window GCAACGATATGCTGTTTGCCGGTACACAGGTAGGATTTCTTTTTGTTGCTACTGTTCTGCTTGGTTTCTAAGAATCCATTGTGTTCTTTTCTCTATTTGGGTCTGTGGGCTCAGTTTCTGAATTTgtctggaaaaaaaaaatcctattctCTCTAATTTTACAGGATGCACATATATTGGCATGGAAGTTCAATGTTGCTGGGAACTGCTTTGAACCTGCTGCTTCTCTTAATGGCCATCGACTTGCGGTGGTTTCTTTAGTTGTGGGAGTCATGAGGCTGTACTCTGGTTCCATGGATCACACAATAAAAGTAAGAATCCTAGTGCAAAGGCTGACTTGTTTCATGTACCACTCAAAACAGATAGCTGGTAAATTGAGCTTGATGAATCCCGTTAAATAACACCACaacaattatttttttatgaattatctcAATAAAGTGAAGGCACCTTAATTTCATGATGCTCCTTCCAAAATAGTTTTTGAGCACCTTAGTAAATAAGACCTATTCTTTCATGAACTTAATGTCAGTCTTCCTGTGCAGTAAGTCTGGAACAGTCCTTTTATTTTCCCTTGCAAACtgcattagtttaaaaaaaaataatgtttttgTTTGTTTCCATATGTTAGCTCTTGAGTTACCACAAAAAGTTATAActggtaatatcttagtttaagtTCAAAATAAATTTAGGTAAGTCCTTTCTTTGCCACATCTAACTATATACAAATACACCATAATTTAGTTCAGGTTTGAATACAGCCCAAGTTAAAGAGAAATCAAGACAATTAACTCATCTGTGTTTCTCTTTGCAATACGTATTGATACAAACAAACCACAGAGCAGGTCAAATTTGAATATGTAACCAGTTCTTATACATATGAAAATTTCTAAGTCAATTTGGGAAATCTTAAGCCTGCCTCACTCCTTTCATCTACCCATGTGTGTCATTTGGTCTGCCATAATTCACAAACATACACAGGGTTAGGATTTTTCCACACTGCATTGCTTTCTTGATTTGAGCTTTATTTGAagatattcttaatttaatttttttcgtAAATGGGGTTTATTGTTCATTTAAAATGGAAAACTAGATTAACTAGAGCCAACAATGAATAGAACAAGCCCTGTGGTTCTGAAGCTCAGAATAGATCCTTGCCTGCTGGTATAGAAATCCATCCATGTATAGTGCACATGAAGCCCACCCGTGATTATCCGACAAATATGCAGCTTGGTTCATCCaacattgtaaaggaaaaaaagaataaCTTTTAATCTTTTGAACGTGAAAAAATGTCAAATATAATGTTTTCATCCTCCAACTATTCAAGTTTGTAGTTTCTGGGTCATTCATTAATTTCTTTACGTCATTCTGCACAACCTATCTTAGCCCTTCATGTAATGACCTCTAATGCTGTGTGACAATATATCTCCATCTAGCTCCTGCAATGAAGGGACTGCCATTTGGTCAGCACAAAATAAAACCAGCCCCATCCGGCATTGAAGTTTTTCAAAAACATCTGATGTTGTTAAGCTTGAGTCATTCATGTGAAAAGTGTTCCAATGAACTTCAGCCTTATTTTCCAAACCAAGGctgcataatttttttaaaatttgtgaAAAAATCATTGCTAAGAATTAAATTTCATTCTCAAAGCTCCAAATTTATCTCCTAAACATGTAATGGATTTTCCCAATCGACTTAGATGTATACTGAAAAGTGAGATGCTATCCCTAAAATTAACATGAGATGCATTCTTGTTGTTTAGCCTTGTTTTTCTTTGGTCCCGTAAAATTTTGGCTAAAGTAGAATTCTGAATATctggaaattatatttttaggTCTGGGATCTTGCAACTTTACAATGTCTTCAGACCCTCAATGACCATACGTCCGTTGTTACATCATTACTTTGTTGGGATCAATTTTTGCTATCTTCTTCTTTGGACCAAACAATTAAGGTCAGTATCTTATTGTTGTAACCATAAGACTTCATGATTTAATTTGACACTCAGAATGCTCAATTAACAGGATAACTGACCTAGTTCCCTCATGCCATTCCTTTGTACAGGTTTGGGCTGCTACAGAAAGCGGAAACCTGGAAGTAAAATACATTCACAACAAGGAACATGTACACACCTGTTCTATAACAAACTGTGGTTAAATATTCACTCATAGTTTACATCTTTGCATTTATGAATTCCATTGGAGCACTAGTGTCCTGTATTGATTCGAAAGTTAAATTTCATATCACAACATAACAACTGCTTCTGTAGCTTTTTTCTCTAGTACCTTCTTCTCTGACATTGGTGAAGCTTTTGTTAATTAAAACGGTCCGGCAAACAGAAATTATGAAGCCATGAAGCTAATTTCTCTTGCAATACGTAATGACATCACTAAGATATGGATGTAGGTTTCAGAATATGTGATCCTTTTAATGTGTGCTTCAATACATGGCTTGTACTTTTAAAATCGATGTTTTGCAGATTATTTCTCTTATAATGGCCATTCAGTTGAAGAATTTGTATAGCGCAGTCAGTTTGTAATTGTTAGGATGTTTCTTTTGTCGTTctagaaatatatttaaattggAATAAAGTATATTGTGTGCTTACTTATTTAGGGTATTCTGTGACTCTAATATAATTTTGATTCTTCATCACAAATTATGTTCTTGTGTAGTTATCTTTTTTAGGAATTATGTAAAGTGGTTATATGCCCATGATTCTGTATTGTTTGCATGGAATTGTATTATCTCTTCTAATGACAGATCAGCCTTTTTGCATTGCTATTGTAAGCACTTTGAACCGACAGAAATCACATGTATTCTTTCAGAATTGGTGCATGCCATGACTTGGTGCCTGTCTTAAACCTGCAGTAGCGACAACGTGGCGTGCATCAAGAAGCACACTGCCCAGTCCCCACCTCTCACCCTTTAGATGCACACCACGCTGGCCAGTTGTTACTCGGCATGAGCAGCACCTCTTCTGTTATATGAGAATGTTCACTTCAGCAGTAGCTTTAGATATTGGATTCTTGTCCTTCGCATTGCACATCACATGTTGGTGGAGTTGTTGCAAGCCGACACCTGATTATGTTTGTGCAACATGCTTCTGTAGGAAGATAGGAATTTTTAACCTAATCTACTCACCCGTGTTACTAACGAATGCCATTTTTGTTCCCAGGGTGTGCTTGTTCTATGTGGCATGCATGATGCTCAAGCCAAACCAGTCTTGCTATGTTCTTGCACCGACAAAAGCATTCATATCTATGACCTTCCTTCGTaagtatacatgcatatatatatatatatgcatcgaGCGGGGTAAGATATTCTCCAAGAAAGAGGTGAGAGCAATGGAAGTTGGACCTAGTGACCTATTTTTTACTGGAGATGGCACGGGTGAACTGAAGGTGTGGAAATGGTCGACGAACAAGATGCCGGTATCATGATTTCATGATACGAGAACCAATAGCTGCACCATCTAATCTTTTGTTGTATAAGTTACAATCATTTGTTCGAGTGTGAGAAATGGTGTTTATGGTGCCAATTTTATCCTTCTCTCTCATCTTGAGTCAATCCAGAATCAACTATAAATCATGATTACTCAGACGACAATAGGCGATTATACTCCGAGCATAGATGACAATATAGGATTATGTGGATCGTTTGTGAGTCCCTATTTGAGAAGTGAAATATCAGTTCATCTTTAGCCCTATTTTTCGAATGAGAAAGTTCATCTTTAGACCATTGGAATCTCATAGCTTTGTTGCTGTACAGGAATCTTGGCTGAGTAACCATTGGTTCATTGGTAGCAGGGCCAGCACTCTTTTTTGTATCTTTCAGTGTGTAGATGTCGGGAAGCCTTTTTTAATCTCTCTTTTAATCAAACAAATGAGTATAGAATGccccaagaagaaattatatagCACAGGACTCGTTGGCATTCCTTTGGATGCTTGAGAATGTGAAAAGACAGGATCTATTGGAACCAGCTGAATTCAGCACTGCCAGTTTCTATCTGATGGTGTGCTTGTTGACAGTCCATGGTATAAGCAAGATGGTTGTGTTCAGTGGAAACAATGGAATTGTAGGATAGACTGCCAATACTTCTGTATGATGCAACGAGAACAAGAAAGGGGAGCACTTGGTCTCAGTCCTGTTAAGTATCATTGGAAATGGCCTTTTAAGTTGAAGAATGCCGCTCAATACGATATGTATGCCATGGACCATATTTATATGCCCCATGGACCATATTTATATGCCCCATATTTTACCACTATGTATATCAGGATAAATTGAAATATCATCCAGTACAAAAATCTTGTACCACCCAGCATGCTCGATAATGTTCGATGCTATACGCCCGGTAATGTCCGATATAGGGTTTATGCCTCTCGATATAGGATAATATAGGTCCGATACCATTCGGAGCCGTGACCGAGACAATACTAGTATACTAGGAATTTAGTCTTACCATTCTAGTCATCGATTAGGGAAAGGAGGACAACATCATGCCTTTCTTGGATCAAGAAGCTCCTCAGAGAGATCTATCTCGGACACATCTTGAGCATGCTAAATGATCTGTAACCTTTCTTGGATCAAGAAGCTCCTCAGAGAGATCTATCTCGGACATATCTGGAGCACTAAATGATCTGTTTTGGTTGCAGCATTTAAAGATCAAAAGCAGCATTTCTCATGCAAGTCAAGGTCATAATGGGAGAGAATTCTCATCAGACTATGTTTTACAGCTTTAAACACAGTGAAAAATGCCAGCAGCTCAACACAACATTGTGCCTCCCCCCTAAATAAATCGAGCCATGACAAAATGCAATATATGACGTTTATTAGTTCAGTGCAATCAGAACTAAAAATTcagcatttttttcttttctcacaCAATGGAAAGCATCATCTCTTGTAGCATGAATACCAGAAATAATATTTCTGCAAACAGAACAGCAAGGAAAATATTTCAAGCATACACGTGATACTTAATTCTCTCTAAAGAGGTCAATAACAAACAAGAAATAGGTgcaaaacaagagagagagagagagagagagagagagagagagcacataCAAATACAAAACTTGTCATAAATTGTTATACTAAGTAATATAGGTGAACTATGAATGGGGCTTCTTTGTACCAAACTGAGATCATGTCAAGATGTGAATGTTGACGATCCTAGTAGGGAACATCTGATGATTTTGAAGGCAACCATGATGGGTAGCAGAGGTAGCAGAGATATAAAGATGAGCTGCAGAATTTTGTTGCCCTAGCTGATAATTTGCCATGAGTCATGAGGACATTACTCATGGCACCAGTCCAAGATCCTTGAAATACTCATGCTCCAGAGCTTGTCGAGCTGTGATTCTTTTACTTGGGTCTAAGCATAGCATTTTCTGGTGACCAAGATGTTAATTGGACAATTAGCAACAAAGAACATTAACCAGGATATGGTCAGGATTTGCTATTAATTAGATACAAATTAGTTCCACAAAAACAAAGTATCTATGTTTTATCATTTAACAGCTAAAAATTTGTCTCGAGTGTTCCAACCATTAAAAGGATAAGCAATATTAGCTATCAGAATCAAAGACAACTGAGGTTGAATTAGCAAATCTGGACACATAATGCTGCATGCTATCATTTACTAAGATTCAAGTGGAGAAAATTCACAATGTTGGTCATGCCTCACAGTGACTTGCAATCATGTATATGGTCTTTACTTCACAAGGTATTATTTATGTAACAAAATAATTTGAGCTTGTCCTGAACTTCACATTAAAAAAGCAAGGGATCTTTTAGGTATGCAAATATCAAAATTGGCAGGACTTACAGAAAGAAGATCAACTCCTGCAGCTGCAAGATTTGGAACTACTGTCACCAGGTCCTGCACAGCACAAATCCAATTATAGGCCTTCAAGAACAGACCAAAGCAAGTAAAATAAAAGCTGCCATAGCATTGAATTGTGCCACAGATGCAAATTGAATAATGAGCTCCATattagaaagggggaaagaatcattTATCACACAAACAAGTATGTTAAAAATACAAGATAACACCTCATTGAGTTCAAATTGTAACACCCCGTTTAGTCCAAAATTGAAACCGGATAAaagctaagattgatttataagagcCTGATGGGTGTACTACTATTAACTTCTACTTAAGCTTTCATAATGGTTCAAGCTCAATGAATTAATTAGTTATTCCATCAGGCCAGATCATGACAATTTATTTGTATTAGAGTTGACCTAGTCTTGGGGCACGATAAGATGCTCAAGTAAGAAAGGATTGGTCATGAACGAGACTAGAGCGTATGTCACGACGTGGCGTCACCACCGGGCTATGCCTCACAAACACTATACTATGGTGTAATTGGACTACATTAGGCTTTGACGAGAACATCAAAGCCTTAAGTGGGGAGATTGTATCATCGCGTTTAGTCTCACATCAAAAGTTAATAAATGTGTTAATTTTAATACTAGAGAAATTGACATATAAGGGGTGTAATATTGTTAATTTTGGCCTAAACATTTGAGGCCAGTAGTGCAGGCTCAATGAAGTTAATAGGTAAATTATCCGATAGGTCAAATCGTGATGATATACTTTAATAATGAACAAAATTATAAGAATGAGAAAAATTTTAGAATATATAGCAACTGAAACAAAGACACAAGAAGGGAACACTTTAAGTTTGGCAAAATATAAAGTTTATGGTAACTTTTTTGATAAGTTAGGAACTAAGGCTAGGAAAAGAATATTTCTCAGATTGTTATAGTTTGAgaaataaaaagtataaatttaGGGAATGTTAAGTGTATAAAGAAtagagacaaaaaaaaattacttaATGATACACAAATTTAGAAagatgaaagatttttttattttataaacattCCATAAATGCCTTAGTTTTAAAGATAAACAATATTGGTAGGTCTAGCGATCTTGGATTGTTCACAAAATTAACGCAATAGAGAAAGGAGATTTTGAAAATGGCAAAAGTAGATAAGAACATAAGACCCGACAATGTTTCTATTTGATTTTGAAAAGTTTAAAAGATAAAGAAATAATTTAGTTGATTAGTTTTTATAACAATTAACAAAATCTTGAAAATTAGACAAATGTGTGatgaatgaaggaagaattttaatTATCAATTTATAAGGATAAGGGTGATATCCAACTGAtctaattatagaagaattatgGTAATAAGTCACACAATGAAATTAGGAATGGATGATAATTAAGGACTAAAActgaagatatataatatataaacttAGTAAGATTAAGAGAAAAAAGTATAAGTAGTTAGGATGGATGGAGAACCTTCTATAAGTAAAAGAATTATTAAAAATCTTAGATCTATTATTTAACAAAATAAAGAGATGATGCTGATTTTGTCTATAGAGTAAAAAGCTTGATGGTTGAAGCTGAGAGAAGCTTAGGGAGTTCTGTATAATTAtcaaattattttcttttaaagtaaaattttataagatagttaTTAGGTCAGTTTGACATGTTTAAGAACTTTGTATTGTTGAAACGAAAATATTAAGCTACATGTATGGATTCACCAGGAAAGATCTAAGAAAAAATGTTTTAATAAATGAACAACTAGATGTAGTGGTAATAAAAAATAAGATGAGGAAAAACTTTGGAAGATGATAAGGAGATCCTCAAAGGAGACATAGACGTGATAATACGAGGTGAGCTAATTTGTATTACTGGTGTAATAATTAGAAAAAAATCTACAAAAACTTTTCTAAAAACTATAATAGATATTTAAATACTCTTGATTTAATAAGGAATATTATCTTGTATATAGCTTAATGATAAAACAAATCCATGTAGCAGATCTctaatagttgggacattatcaGGACATTATGACTTGTTATATTGTCATGCTAcaaccacttttttttttctcatttatccTAACAATAATGGGTTTGGGGAAATGCTGTAGGTGTTCAAATAGCTCCTTATAATCTGTTTCATTTATCCAGCCTTCCTAAGACCaacatatgaaatcaaataagcATATCCTTCATTCATACCTTGGAAAGCCACTTGGGGAAAGCAGATTTGAAGTCTGGTAAGGAAGTAACTCCAGGCCAAGTGTCTTCATTAGGGGTACCCAACActctataaaaaataaaatagccTACAAAGTTTAGGTGCGATATAAGAAAAGTAATTTTCAGGATTCATGAAACAACAAATACCTGAATATCTTAAATAATTCATCAATCTCAGAGTCTCCAGGGAACAATGGTCGCCGATTCACCATTTCAGCAAAAATACAGCCTATTGACCACACGTCCACAGGTGTAGAATAATGCCTGGATCCAAGGAGGATTTCTGGTGCTCTATACCAGAGTGTTACTACCTGAAGCAATAGACAAAATCACAGATGAGACAGACGAGAATTTTAGTCTTTAGCACAAGAGTTTAAGTTTCAGCAAGTTGAGCATAGACTGAAACTACTTGAGCTGGCACAAGGTTCTAAGATCCATAAGAGGGATCTAGTACCAGTTCacactaaaaaaattaataatcgtTTCCCGTGGTCTTAGGTTTCAACCTGCCTGAGCTGGACTGAATTGGCTATAAGGAAAAAGCTGGTTCAAATTATCTGTTTAAGACAGGTTGGTGCATGCCCTTAAGGCTCGAGAAAATCTTTGCAGTCGTTAATGCCGCACCATGCTCAGAAGCACTTCACAGTACCTCATTGACCTCAAAGGAAGTCCAGGGAACAGATCACTCAGTATCTCTATCAAGCAGCTAGCACCCATATGTCAGCATGGCAATTTGCTATGTTGTGCCTGTGGTATGTACTGTGCCAACAGTCAATTAAGATAAGGGGTACTGGCAGCACTAGATAAATCTTTTTTAGTCTACATATTATCCAATTTAGTATAAACAACTATAAAAATGTTGCAAAGAAGAAACTAAACTCCGTAAGACAGCCATCAAGCAACAAGTACCACATCAAACAGAACTACAAATAGCTTTGAAGAAATGGCAACACATATTATGCTAAAAGATCAAATTTGATGTGAAGTGAGTTTCATTTCTTCAGAAAAAATTGTAACTGACACGTAAATAATTTATATACATAACTTTGAGTGTTTATTCAAGTGTGATAATAAAATTATTGCATAGTAGCACCTCATGTGTAAATGTCCTAACAGGAATACCGAAAGCTCTAGCAAGCCCAAAGTCTGCAAGCTTCAATGCATTAGTTCGCCGATCAATCAAAAGATTTTGAGGCTTCAGATCCCGATGAAGAATCCTATGAGAATGACAATAGGCAATGCCGCGAAGTATCTGATGCAAATATGTCTGCAGGTACAAGAAACAGCAAGAAATAAGCCTCCAAGATAATAGCTACCataaatcaagatcatatttCTAATATCCTGTATATACAACATACCAAGAAGAACCAACCTCTATTTGCATTTAAACTTGTGAAAATGACCTTTTTTCTGCATTGTAACTCAAAAGCATGGATCGGCTTTAATAGAACTACCAGAATTTTCAATAAGAGAAGCTCCCAAAAGGATTATTTATGTTCAAAATGGCAGCAAGTTATGAACTTTCAACAAAGATAAAGTCAACATTCTTTTCTGCATTcacaattatttatatttatgaatcAAAAATGGTATGGAATACAAAAGACATTATTAATCgaggaaaataataaaaaagttcgagcttttttttttttttttgcaaaactacatttagctaACCTTTACCAAGTTCTTCCTTCTACAACCAATGTCCATTGTGAGAGCTATTTGAAAGCATGTTATCTAATAGGCGATATGAAGCATAAACTAACATACTCTACTGAGAAAGACTAGCTCACTTTGACTAATCGTGGATCTTTAGCAAGTTCCGGGCAAGAATCCATGTGCTTCTTCAAGTCTAAGTCAAGATACTCGAAGACTAAATAAATCCTTTTCTCGCTGTGGACTACATCCTGCAATCTGTTGTCAAAGAATGGTCAAAATCACCAAAACTTTAGCTTTTTAATTTGATATTAGGAACAATTATGAAAAATTGTCTATCATCATAATGACAAGCAAGAAGAagcaacaaaagaaaaaacaagaaaATATACTGAGAATTTATATAGGAAGATTTATATTTAACCATTATACAGTCCTTCAGAACTTCATATCATGCTTATGGCTAAAGGAATTTGTTCAATCCAACAAAACCAAAGTAAAACAGAGGTGTAAAAAAATTAACGTGAGGTCAAAACTTGCAAGGTAGCAAAAAGGACTGTTTACCAATTGGAATTTAAAAGACCAACTGACCTTAGTTATTAGTTTGTATAATTGAGCACATAGCAAGTTACTCGCACAAAAATTTTAAGCAAGTGAAAGTACATCATTGATAATGACACAATTAGAAGCAAATAATGCAACTCCTTAATTTTACAGAAAAAATCAAATTCTTTGCTAATCATGTGCCCACAAAGACTCAAAGCTACTTTTGAGAAACATATCTACGCTGAGCAGCTGGTACATGTTTCGTGGAATTGATCGATCCTAATCCAGTTAATCACAATCGAATTGAACTAATCTGGATCAGGATATTAGCAGCATATAGATTAACTAATCTCACAATCGAAGCATCTCAGCTATCCTAGATGATTTTAGGCTGATCTTGGATGATTTGCTATATCTTAGAAAAGCCTAATGCCACAGTGAAATCTGTCTGGGCAAGCAGATACAAACCGATGAGAATCCTAAATCCTCTAGCTAACCTTGAACCCAATTGTACTTGCAAACCTTACCTTTGTGCATTACCTTTGACGACAACTTTGTATTCGAGATCAGTTAGGCAGGAACTTAAGATATCTATTCAATGATGACATGTACAGGGCCTCAGAGTCTATGACCTAACAGAATGACACCCTAGATAGCAATTGGATACATGATCCATTTAGTTCTACATGAGCCCACATAGTTCATAATTAAAACATCAGGCTATTA belongs to Musa acuminata AAA Group cultivar baxijiao chromosome BXJ1-11, Cavendish_Baxijiao_AAA, whole genome shotgun sequence and includes:
- the LOC135583972 gene encoding cell division control protein 2 homolog, giving the protein MDQYEKVEKIGEGTYGVVYKARDRLTNETIALKKIRLENEDEGVPSTAIREISLLKEMQHNNIVRLQDVVHSEKRIYLVFEYLDLDLKKHMDSCPELAKDPRLVKTYLHQILRGIAYCHSHRILHRDLKPQNLLIDRRTNALKLADFGLARAFGIPVRTFTHEVVTLWYRAPEILLGSRHYSTPVDVWSIGCIFAEMVNRRPLFPGDSEIDELFKIFRVLGTPNEDTWPGVTSLPDFKSAFPKWLSKDLVTVVPNLAAAGVDLLSKMLCLDPSKRITARQALEHEYFKDLGLVP